A genomic window from Salvia miltiorrhiza cultivar Shanhuang (shh) chromosome 5, IMPLAD_Smil_shh, whole genome shotgun sequence includes:
- the LOC130986590 gene encoding putative bifunctional dihydrofolate reductase-thymidylate synthase isoform X4 → MGGASNSNECTSSGEVPVSHRTYQVMVAATQDMGIGKDGKLPWRLPSDLKFFKDITMNTSDPDKKNAVMMGRKTWESIPPQFRPLPGRLNVVLSRSGNSDVAAGSDNVIVCGSVSSALKLLGEPPYSLSVEKVFLIGGGQILREALNAEECDAIHITEIRSHFECDTFIPPIDMLVYHPWYSSFPIQENGINYCFATYVRLKTCNRNNSSHSIKPKLSYFSFLPKIIFEKHEEFLYLRLVQDILSNGNKKDDRTGTGTLSKFGCQMRFNLRKSFPLLTTKRVFWRGVVEELLWFISGSTNAKILQEKGIHIWDGNASREYLDSIALTDREEGDLGPVYGFQWRHFGARYTNMHADYTGQGFDQLLDVIDKIKNKPDDRRIILSAWNPSDLKLMALPPCHMFSQFYVANGELSCQMYQRSADMGLGVPFNIASYALLTCMLAHVCDLVPGDFVHVIGDAHVYTTHISPLQDQLKKHPRPFPRLKINPQKKDIDSFVAADFELRDYEPHQKIEMKMAV, encoded by the exons ATGGGTGGTGCTTCAAATTCAAATGAATGCACCTCTAGTGGCGAGGTGCCAGTTTCCCATAGAACTTATCAGGTTATGGTAGCTGcaactcaagatatgggtatcgGGAAAGATGGTAAGTTGCCATGGCGATTGCCCAGTGATCTTAAATTTTTCAAAGATATCACCATGAATACATCGGATCCCGATAAGAAAAATGCTGTGATGATGGGGAGGAAAACTTGGGAAAGTATTCCCCCTCAATTTCGACCTTTGCCTGGTCGGCTCAATGTTGTGCTGTCACGTTCTGGAAATTCTGATgttgctgctggttctgataatGTTATTGTATGTGGAAGTGTTTCGTCAGCTTTGAAATTGTTGGGAGAACCCCCTTATAGTTTGTCCGTAGAGAAGGTTTTCCTGATAGGAGGTGGCCAGATTTTGAG GGAAGCCCTTAATGCTGAGGAATGTGATGCTATTCACATAACTGAAATCAGGAGTCATTTTGAATGTGACACATTTATACCTCCTATTGATATGTTAGTTTACCATCCATGGTACTCATCCTTCCCCATTCAGGAGAATGGGATCAATTATTGTTTTGCGACATATGTGCGACTGAAAACTTGTAATCGCAATAATTCATCACATTCCATAAAGCCCAAACTTTCATATTTCTCTTTCCTTCCTAAGATTATTTTCGAGAAACATGAAGAGTTTCTCTACTTGAGACTGGTTCAAGATATCCTTTCTAATGGGAACAAAAAGGATGACCGCACAGGGACTGGCACTCTTTCAAAATTTGGCTGCCAG ATGCGCTTTAACCTGCGTAAATCTTTCCCTCTTCTTACAACCAAG AGGGTTTTCTGGCGCGGAGTTGTTGAAGAGCTTTTGTGGTTTATTAGTGGTTCAACAAATGCTAAG ATTCTACAAGAGAAAGGGATACACATATGGGATGGCAATGCATCTAGAGAATACCTCGACAG TATTGCTTTGACGGACAGGGAAGAGGGAGATTTGGGACCGGTATACGGTTTCCAGTGGAGACATTTTGGTGCTAG ATACACCAATATGCACGCGGACTATACAGGACAAGGGTTTGATCAGTTGCTAGATGTGATTGATAAGATAAAGAATAAACCAGATGACAGGCGTATTATCCTTTCTGCATGGAATCCTTCCGATCTTAAGTTGATGGCTTTACCCCCTTGCCACATGTTTAGTCAG TTTTATGTAGCCAATGGTGAGCTATCTTGTCAGATGTATCAACGTTCTGCTGATATGGGTCTTGGGGTGCCATTTAACATTGCATCCTATGCTCTGCTGACATGCATGCTAGCTCATGTTTGTG ATCTTGTTCCTGGTGATTTTGTTCATGTCATTGGAGACGCTCATGTTTACACAACTCATATCAGCCCTCTGCAGGACCAACTTAAAAAACATCCGAGACCTTTCCCA AGATTGAAGATCAACCCACAGAAAAAGGACATTGATTCATTTGTTGCAGCTGATTTTGAGCTTAGAGATTATGAGCCGCACCAGAAGATAGAAATGAAAATGGCAGTGTAA
- the LOC130986590 gene encoding putative bifunctional dihydrofolate reductase-thymidylate synthase isoform X2, whose protein sequence is MYCGLFNVKNSAIKIPLAAIDYTVQNSIFTLASHSLILRSLEACKRFTGQRFSSGYLVMGGASNSNECTSSGEVPVSHRTYQVMVAATQDMGIGKDGKLPWRLPSDLKFFKDITMNTSDPDKKNAVMMGRKTWESIPPQFRPLPGRLNVVLSRSGNSDVAAGSDNVIVCGSVSSALKLLGEPPYSLSVEKVFLIGGGQILREALNAEECDAIHITEIRSHFECDTFIPPIDMLVYHPWYSSFPIQENGINYCFATYVRLKTCNRNNSSHSIKPKLSYFSFLPKIIFEKHEEFLYLRLVQDILSNGNKKDDRTGTGTLSKFGCQMRFNLRKSFPLLTTKRVFWRGVVEELLWFISGSTNAKILQEKGIHIWDGNASREYLDSIALTDREEGDLGPVYGFQWRHFGARYTNMHADYTGQGFDQLLDVIDKIKNKPDDRRIILSAWNPSDLKLMALPPCHMFSQFYVANGELSCQMYQRSADMGLGVPFNIASYALLTCMLAHVCDLVPGDFVHVIGDAHVYTTHISPLQDQLKKHPRPFPRLKINPQKKDIDSFVAADFELRDYEPHQKIEMKMAV, encoded by the exons ATGTATTGTGGATTGTTCAATGTAAAAAATTCAGCAATTAAAATCCCTTTG GCTGCAATAGACTATACTGTTCAGAATAGTATATTTACTTTGGCTtcacattcattgattttgcGGTCTCTTGAAGCTTGTAAACGGTTTACGGGGCAAAGATTCTCTTCAGGATATTTAGTGATGGGTGGTGCTTCAAATTCAAATGAATGCACCTCTAGTGGCGAGGTGCCAGTTTCCCATAGAACTTATCAGGTTATGGTAGCTGcaactcaagatatgggtatcgGGAAAGATGGTAAGTTGCCATGGCGATTGCCCAGTGATCTTAAATTTTTCAAAGATATCACCATGAATACATCGGATCCCGATAAGAAAAATGCTGTGATGATGGGGAGGAAAACTTGGGAAAGTATTCCCCCTCAATTTCGACCTTTGCCTGGTCGGCTCAATGTTGTGCTGTCACGTTCTGGAAATTCTGATgttgctgctggttctgataatGTTATTGTATGTGGAAGTGTTTCGTCAGCTTTGAAATTGTTGGGAGAACCCCCTTATAGTTTGTCCGTAGAGAAGGTTTTCCTGATAGGAGGTGGCCAGATTTTGAG GGAAGCCCTTAATGCTGAGGAATGTGATGCTATTCACATAACTGAAATCAGGAGTCATTTTGAATGTGACACATTTATACCTCCTATTGATATGTTAGTTTACCATCCATGGTACTCATCCTTCCCCATTCAGGAGAATGGGATCAATTATTGTTTTGCGACATATGTGCGACTGAAAACTTGTAATCGCAATAATTCATCACATTCCATAAAGCCCAAACTTTCATATTTCTCTTTCCTTCCTAAGATTATTTTCGAGAAACATGAAGAGTTTCTCTACTTGAGACTGGTTCAAGATATCCTTTCTAATGGGAACAAAAAGGATGACCGCACAGGGACTGGCACTCTTTCAAAATTTGGCTGCCAG ATGCGCTTTAACCTGCGTAAATCTTTCCCTCTTCTTACAACCAAG AGGGTTTTCTGGCGCGGAGTTGTTGAAGAGCTTTTGTGGTTTATTAGTGGTTCAACAAATGCTAAG ATTCTACAAGAGAAAGGGATACACATATGGGATGGCAATGCATCTAGAGAATACCTCGACAG TATTGCTTTGACGGACAGGGAAGAGGGAGATTTGGGACCGGTATACGGTTTCCAGTGGAGACATTTTGGTGCTAG ATACACCAATATGCACGCGGACTATACAGGACAAGGGTTTGATCAGTTGCTAGATGTGATTGATAAGATAAAGAATAAACCAGATGACAGGCGTATTATCCTTTCTGCATGGAATCCTTCCGATCTTAAGTTGATGGCTTTACCCCCTTGCCACATGTTTAGTCAG TTTTATGTAGCCAATGGTGAGCTATCTTGTCAGATGTATCAACGTTCTGCTGATATGGGTCTTGGGGTGCCATTTAACATTGCATCCTATGCTCTGCTGACATGCATGCTAGCTCATGTTTGTG ATCTTGTTCCTGGTGATTTTGTTCATGTCATTGGAGACGCTCATGTTTACACAACTCATATCAGCCCTCTGCAGGACCAACTTAAAAAACATCCGAGACCTTTCCCA AGATTGAAGATCAACCCACAGAAAAAGGACATTGATTCATTTGTTGCAGCTGATTTTGAGCTTAGAGATTATGAGCCGCACCAGAAGATAGAAATGAAAATGGCAGTGTAA
- the LOC130986590 gene encoding putative bifunctional dihydrofolate reductase-thymidylate synthase isoform X3, giving the protein MGGASNSNECTSSGEVPVSHRTYQVMVAATQDMGIGKDGKLPWRLPSDLKFFKDITMNTSDPDKKNAVMMGRKTWESIPPQFRPLPGRLNVVLSRSGNSDVAAGSDNVIVCGSVSSALKLLGEPPYSLSVEKVFLIGGGQILREALNAEECDAIHITEIRSHFECDTFIPPIDMLVYHPWYSSFPIQENGINYCFATYVRLKTCNRNNSSHSIKPKLSYFSFLPKIIFEKHEEFLYLRLVQDILSNGNKKDDRTGTGTLSKFGCQMRFNLRKSFPLLTTKRVFWRGVVEELLWFISGSTNAKILQEKGIHIWDGNASREYLDSIALTDREEGDLGPVYGFQWRHFGARYTNMHADYTGQGFDQLLDVIDKIKNKPDDRRIILSAWNPSDLKLMALPPCHMFSQFYVANGELSCQMYQRSADMGLGVPFNIASYALLTCMLAHVCDLVPGDFVHVIGDAHVYTTHISPLQDQLKKHPRPFPVKYRIVYFCSKCQFMFVHILLYTCLFSVSHTPKILDDATRLYYFESF; this is encoded by the exons ATGGGTGGTGCTTCAAATTCAAATGAATGCACCTCTAGTGGCGAGGTGCCAGTTTCCCATAGAACTTATCAGGTTATGGTAGCTGcaactcaagatatgggtatcgGGAAAGATGGTAAGTTGCCATGGCGATTGCCCAGTGATCTTAAATTTTTCAAAGATATCACCATGAATACATCGGATCCCGATAAGAAAAATGCTGTGATGATGGGGAGGAAAACTTGGGAAAGTATTCCCCCTCAATTTCGACCTTTGCCTGGTCGGCTCAATGTTGTGCTGTCACGTTCTGGAAATTCTGATgttgctgctggttctgataatGTTATTGTATGTGGAAGTGTTTCGTCAGCTTTGAAATTGTTGGGAGAACCCCCTTATAGTTTGTCCGTAGAGAAGGTTTTCCTGATAGGAGGTGGCCAGATTTTGAG GGAAGCCCTTAATGCTGAGGAATGTGATGCTATTCACATAACTGAAATCAGGAGTCATTTTGAATGTGACACATTTATACCTCCTATTGATATGTTAGTTTACCATCCATGGTACTCATCCTTCCCCATTCAGGAGAATGGGATCAATTATTGTTTTGCGACATATGTGCGACTGAAAACTTGTAATCGCAATAATTCATCACATTCCATAAAGCCCAAACTTTCATATTTCTCTTTCCTTCCTAAGATTATTTTCGAGAAACATGAAGAGTTTCTCTACTTGAGACTGGTTCAAGATATCCTTTCTAATGGGAACAAAAAGGATGACCGCACAGGGACTGGCACTCTTTCAAAATTTGGCTGCCAG ATGCGCTTTAACCTGCGTAAATCTTTCCCTCTTCTTACAACCAAG AGGGTTTTCTGGCGCGGAGTTGTTGAAGAGCTTTTGTGGTTTATTAGTGGTTCAACAAATGCTAAG ATTCTACAAGAGAAAGGGATACACATATGGGATGGCAATGCATCTAGAGAATACCTCGACAG TATTGCTTTGACGGACAGGGAAGAGGGAGATTTGGGACCGGTATACGGTTTCCAGTGGAGACATTTTGGTGCTAG ATACACCAATATGCACGCGGACTATACAGGACAAGGGTTTGATCAGTTGCTAGATGTGATTGATAAGATAAAGAATAAACCAGATGACAGGCGTATTATCCTTTCTGCATGGAATCCTTCCGATCTTAAGTTGATGGCTTTACCCCCTTGCCACATGTTTAGTCAG TTTTATGTAGCCAATGGTGAGCTATCTTGTCAGATGTATCAACGTTCTGCTGATATGGGTCTTGGGGTGCCATTTAACATTGCATCCTATGCTCTGCTGACATGCATGCTAGCTCATGTTTGTG ATCTTGTTCCTGGTGATTTTGTTCATGTCATTGGAGACGCTCATGTTTACACAACTCATATCAGCCCTCTGCAGGACCAACTTAAAAAACATCCGAGACCTTTCCCAGTTAAGTATCGCATTGTGTACTTCTGTTCTAAATGTCAATTTATGTTCgtacatattttattatatacatGTCTTTTTTCTGTTAGTCATACTCCAAAGATCCTAGATGATGCTACTAGACTTTACTATTTTGAGTCATTCTAG
- the LOC130986590 gene encoding putative bifunctional dihydrofolate reductase-thymidylate synthase isoform X1 — protein MYCGLFNVKNSAIKIPLAAIDYTVQNSIFTLASHSLILRSLEACKRFTGQRFSSGYLVMGGASNSNECTSSGEVPVSHRTYQVMVAATQDMGIGKDGKLPWRLPSDLKFFKDITMNTSDPDKKNAVMMGRKTWESIPPQFRPLPGRLNVVLSRSGNSDVAAGSDNVIVCGSVSSALKLLGEPPYSLSVEKVFLIGGGQILREALNAEECDAIHITEIRSHFECDTFIPPIDMLVYHPWYSSFPIQENGINYCFATYVRLKTCNRNNSSHSIKPKLSYFSFLPKIIFEKHEEFLYLRLVQDILSNGNKKDDRTGTGTLSKFGCQMRFNLRKSFPLLTTKRVFWRGVVEELLWFISGSTNAKILQEKGIHIWDGNASREYLDSIALTDREEGDLGPVYGFQWRHFGARYTNMHADYTGQGFDQLLDVIDKIKNKPDDRRIILSAWNPSDLKLMALPPCHMFSQFYVANGELSCQMYQRSADMGLGVPFNIASYALLTCMLAHVCDLVPGDFVHVIGDAHVYTTHISPLQDQLKKHPRPFPVKYRIVYFCSKCQFMFVHILLYTCLFSVSHTPKILDDATRLYYFESF, from the exons ATGTATTGTGGATTGTTCAATGTAAAAAATTCAGCAATTAAAATCCCTTTG GCTGCAATAGACTATACTGTTCAGAATAGTATATTTACTTTGGCTtcacattcattgattttgcGGTCTCTTGAAGCTTGTAAACGGTTTACGGGGCAAAGATTCTCTTCAGGATATTTAGTGATGGGTGGTGCTTCAAATTCAAATGAATGCACCTCTAGTGGCGAGGTGCCAGTTTCCCATAGAACTTATCAGGTTATGGTAGCTGcaactcaagatatgggtatcgGGAAAGATGGTAAGTTGCCATGGCGATTGCCCAGTGATCTTAAATTTTTCAAAGATATCACCATGAATACATCGGATCCCGATAAGAAAAATGCTGTGATGATGGGGAGGAAAACTTGGGAAAGTATTCCCCCTCAATTTCGACCTTTGCCTGGTCGGCTCAATGTTGTGCTGTCACGTTCTGGAAATTCTGATgttgctgctggttctgataatGTTATTGTATGTGGAAGTGTTTCGTCAGCTTTGAAATTGTTGGGAGAACCCCCTTATAGTTTGTCCGTAGAGAAGGTTTTCCTGATAGGAGGTGGCCAGATTTTGAG GGAAGCCCTTAATGCTGAGGAATGTGATGCTATTCACATAACTGAAATCAGGAGTCATTTTGAATGTGACACATTTATACCTCCTATTGATATGTTAGTTTACCATCCATGGTACTCATCCTTCCCCATTCAGGAGAATGGGATCAATTATTGTTTTGCGACATATGTGCGACTGAAAACTTGTAATCGCAATAATTCATCACATTCCATAAAGCCCAAACTTTCATATTTCTCTTTCCTTCCTAAGATTATTTTCGAGAAACATGAAGAGTTTCTCTACTTGAGACTGGTTCAAGATATCCTTTCTAATGGGAACAAAAAGGATGACCGCACAGGGACTGGCACTCTTTCAAAATTTGGCTGCCAG ATGCGCTTTAACCTGCGTAAATCTTTCCCTCTTCTTACAACCAAG AGGGTTTTCTGGCGCGGAGTTGTTGAAGAGCTTTTGTGGTTTATTAGTGGTTCAACAAATGCTAAG ATTCTACAAGAGAAAGGGATACACATATGGGATGGCAATGCATCTAGAGAATACCTCGACAG TATTGCTTTGACGGACAGGGAAGAGGGAGATTTGGGACCGGTATACGGTTTCCAGTGGAGACATTTTGGTGCTAG ATACACCAATATGCACGCGGACTATACAGGACAAGGGTTTGATCAGTTGCTAGATGTGATTGATAAGATAAAGAATAAACCAGATGACAGGCGTATTATCCTTTCTGCATGGAATCCTTCCGATCTTAAGTTGATGGCTTTACCCCCTTGCCACATGTTTAGTCAG TTTTATGTAGCCAATGGTGAGCTATCTTGTCAGATGTATCAACGTTCTGCTGATATGGGTCTTGGGGTGCCATTTAACATTGCATCCTATGCTCTGCTGACATGCATGCTAGCTCATGTTTGTG ATCTTGTTCCTGGTGATTTTGTTCATGTCATTGGAGACGCTCATGTTTACACAACTCATATCAGCCCTCTGCAGGACCAACTTAAAAAACATCCGAGACCTTTCCCAGTTAAGTATCGCATTGTGTACTTCTGTTCTAAATGTCAATTTATGTTCgtacatattttattatatacatGTCTTTTTTCTGTTAGTCATACTCCAAAGATCCTAGATGATGCTACTAGACTTTACTATTTTGAGTCATTCTAG